Proteins co-encoded in one Acanthopagrus latus isolate v.2019 chromosome 10, fAcaLat1.1, whole genome shotgun sequence genomic window:
- the cited1 gene encoding cbp/p300-interacting transactivator 1 produces the protein MTSLLFPGNAHAAMKDLSSSSSPLSSLLHYPSSKTSVVPFSPSAGAASSPGSSLTAAPLSKPQPFCLQTGPHLIASMQLQKLNSHYQNLAGASAGHPAPGGAQRGFGTSPLGTGNQLLGPSGGLGGGGMGVGISMGNQSSGAGGIIDFDPVDEEVLMSLVVELGLDRANELPELWLGQNEFDFMADVPAGC, from the coding sequence ATGACCTCACTGCTGTTCCCTGGCAACGCCCACGCTGCGATGAAggacctctcctcctcctcctctcctctcagctccctGCTCCACTACCCGTCCTCCAAAACCTCCGTCGTGCCATTCTCCCCGTCCGCCGGTGCCGCCTCCTCGCCCGGGTCGTCTCTGACGGCGGCTCCTCTCTCCAAACCTCAGCCCTTCTGCCTCCAGACGGGGCCTCACCTCATCGCCAGCATGCAGCTGCAGAAGCTCAACTCGCACTACCAGAACCTTGCCGGTGCTTCTGCTGGGCACCCGGCACCCGGCGGTGCTCAAAGGGGCTTCGGCACCTCGCCTCTGGGAACTGGAAACCAGCTTCTGGGGCCGTCTGGAGGCCTCGGCGGAGGTGGGATGGGTGTCGGCATCAGCATGGGTAACCAAAGCTCTGGCGCGGGCGGGATTATCGACTTTGACCCCGTGGACGAGGAGGTTCTCATGTCACTGGTGGTGGAGTTGGGTTTGGACCGAGCAAACGAGCTGCCCGAGCTCTGGCTGGGTCAGAACGAGTTCGACTTCATGGCAGACGTGCCGGCCGGATGCTga